The following coding sequences are from one Candidatus Hydrogenedentota bacterium window:
- a CDS encoding bifunctional YncE family protein/alkaline phosphatase family protein → MKPFPRTLLTLTLAAAFAGCATSDKLSIMSTPAGERYVERDVNGETILPNGRLITPAGQMHQVRPHPYGLAMSPDGRWVVSVSSDGPQLSILDLTDPASPKISYIPEEIKKDGGVLDAAFMGVAISPDSKTVYVAGGREWKVYAFALENREKLFEINCAHTSEGTEFPLGYLGDLRLSADGKFLYGVDQLFFRMLVIDVEKRAVVHSVQVGRYPFGIALSPDGTKAFVANVGMFEFSYMRDKDGNLAKLDFPPYGVPSEEAEKGVTIDGVIAPPLGDPNDIRAMSVWTADITNPVAATIVNRHKTGHLVGEELEDFPAVGGSSPNSMAATKDHVYISNGSNDSISVINLKTGEREPDIDLILDQRVSNFRGMIPFGVALSPDQKTLYVAEAGINAIGVVRLADRKVLGHLPTAWFPSKLAVSPDGKTLYVACAKGIGSGPSGGKNHNPNDPTGIGALMRGYINIMPIPEGREALVASTKQVLDNNVRFTPPVAARPVNHPVPEPAGAWPSPIKHVIYVAKENRTYDEVFGALPGGRGDAELARLGKAGDVVNKDGTRTVKDVVLMPNHIALARRFAINDNFYCDSDHSTDGHRWLVGTYPNEFMESKIGESSKGEGPGDFAFIGSSGAIYPEDYNEGGAIWEHLERNGMSFYNFGLGFEFKPGDEEQEYKYTGIKLPINYPMPQSLFERTSRKFATYNTNIPDQFRMDMFIEEFNEKWASGKEPLPRFLSVMLPNDHGSGERPDDGYPFWGSYMSDNDLALGRLVELISHSPWWKETVILVTEDDAQGYVDSVDAHRSIAMVISPYAKRDYISHTHTSQASMIKTFFAILGLPPLNQYDAFTSDLGDAFTLEPENAAPYNAVPVNAEVFDPVKAFDPFDREFNWKAINDFVAMDDPEFLESDEYGHSSEKAHTPREQE, encoded by the coding sequence ATGAAACCATTCCCCCGCACGCTGCTCACCCTGACCCTCGCCGCCGCCTTTGCGGGCTGCGCCACCTCCGACAAGCTATCGATCATGTCCACTCCCGCGGGCGAGCGCTACGTGGAGCGAGACGTCAACGGCGAAACCATCCTTCCCAACGGGCGCCTCATCACCCCGGCGGGGCAGATGCATCAGGTACGCCCCCACCCCTACGGCCTCGCCATGAGCCCCGATGGGCGCTGGGTCGTCTCGGTCAGCAGCGACGGCCCCCAGCTTTCCATCCTCGATCTCACCGATCCCGCCTCCCCGAAAATCTCTTACATACCCGAGGAGATCAAGAAGGACGGCGGCGTACTGGATGCCGCCTTCATGGGGGTCGCCATTTCTCCCGACAGCAAGACCGTATACGTGGCTGGCGGACGGGAGTGGAAGGTCTATGCTTTCGCGCTTGAGAATCGCGAGAAACTCTTTGAGATCAACTGCGCCCACACCTCCGAGGGCACGGAGTTCCCCCTCGGCTATCTGGGCGACCTCCGCCTCAGCGCCGACGGCAAGTTCCTCTATGGCGTGGATCAGTTGTTCTTCCGCATGCTGGTGATTGACGTGGAAAAACGCGCCGTAGTCCACTCCGTGCAGGTGGGGCGGTATCCCTTCGGCATCGCGCTATCTCCGGACGGAACAAAAGCCTTTGTGGCCAATGTGGGCATGTTTGAGTTTTCCTACATGCGCGATAAGGACGGTAATCTCGCCAAGCTCGATTTCCCGCCCTATGGCGTGCCGTCTGAAGAAGCGGAAAAAGGCGTCACCATCGATGGCGTCATCGCGCCCCCGCTGGGCGATCCGAACGACATTCGCGCCATGTCCGTCTGGACCGCGGACATCACCAATCCCGTCGCCGCGACGATTGTGAACCGCCACAAGACGGGCCACCTTGTGGGGGAGGAATTGGAGGACTTCCCGGCCGTGGGCGGCAGCAGCCCGAACAGCATGGCCGCAACGAAGGACCACGTCTACATTTCCAACGGCAGCAACGACAGTATCAGCGTCATCAACCTGAAAACCGGCGAACGTGAGCCGGATATCGACCTCATTCTGGACCAGCGGGTGTCCAATTTTCGCGGTATGATCCCCTTCGGCGTGGCCCTTTCGCCCGATCAAAAAACGCTCTATGTGGCCGAGGCCGGCATCAACGCCATCGGCGTCGTGCGTCTCGCTGATCGCAAGGTTTTGGGACACCTGCCCACCGCCTGGTTCCCCAGCAAGCTCGCCGTGTCTCCCGACGGAAAGACCCTGTACGTCGCCTGCGCCAAGGGCATCGGCTCCGGCCCGAGCGGCGGCAAGAACCACAATCCCAACGACCCCACCGGTATTGGCGCGCTGATGCGCGGCTATATCAACATCATGCCGATACCCGAAGGCCGGGAGGCCCTCGTCGCATCGACGAAGCAGGTCCTCGACAACAACGTGCGCTTTACCCCGCCCGTCGCGGCGCGACCGGTAAATCACCCCGTTCCCGAACCCGCCGGCGCCTGGCCCAGCCCTATCAAGCATGTGATTTACGTGGCGAAGGAAAACCGCACCTATGACGAAGTCTTTGGCGCCCTTCCCGGGGGCCGCGGTGATGCGGAACTGGCCCGCCTCGGCAAAGCGGGCGATGTGGTAAATAAAGACGGCACGCGCACTGTGAAGGATGTGGTCCTCATGCCAAACCACATCGCCCTCGCGCGCCGCTTTGCGATCAACGACAACTTCTACTGCGATTCGGATCACAGCACCGACGGCCACCGCTGGCTCGTGGGCACCTACCCGAACGAATTCATGGAATCGAAAATCGGCGAATCCTCCAAAGGCGAGGGGCCGGGCGACTTCGCCTTTATCGGCTCCTCCGGCGCCATCTATCCCGAGGATTACAACGAGGGCGGCGCGATTTGGGAACATCTCGAACGCAACGGGATGAGCTTCTATAACTTCGGCCTGGGCTTCGAGTTCAAGCCGGGTGACGAGGAGCAGGAATACAAGTACACGGGCATCAAGCTCCCCATCAATTATCCCATGCCCCAGTCACTGTTCGAACGCACCTCGCGAAAGTTTGCCACCTACAACACGAACATCCCTGACCAGTTCCGTATGGACATGTTCATCGAAGAGTTCAACGAGAAGTGGGCCTCCGGCAAGGAGCCCCTTCCCCGCTTCCTCAGCGTCATGCTGCCCAACGACCACGGCTCCGGCGAACGACCCGACGACGGCTACCCCTTCTGGGGCTCCTACATGAGCGACAACGACCTGGCGCTCGGTCGCCTCGTAGAACTCATCAGCCACAGCCCCTGGTGGAAGGAAACGGTCATCCTGGTCACCGAAGACGACGCCCAGGGTTACGTTGACTCCGTGGACGCTCACCGCTCCATCGCCATGGTCATCAGCCCCTACGCGAAGCGGGACTACATCTCCCACACCCACACGAGCCAGGCGAGCATGATTAAAACCTTCTTTGCCATCCTCGGCCTGCCGCCGCTCAACCAATACGACGCCTTCACATCCGACCTGGGCGACGCGTTTACAC